Within Myxococcales bacterium, the genomic segment GCCTGTTGAGGTGGCACGCAGCGGGCGAACGCGAACCGTCAGCGTGTTCCCATTTTATTTTTCGCGATACTCGCCACAGGACCAAGAGCTTTTCGCAGGGCTTTATTATCGACGACGCAGTCCCAAGCTGAACGTTGATGTGGGCTTTCCGCTTTATTGGTCCATCCGCGATGATGTCGATGCACTGACCATCATTCCCCCCGTGCATTATCGCGGCGGGAGCGGCTTTGATATCGGCATAACCCCGCTTTTTTATCATGGCCGCGAAAAGGAACGGCACTACACCGTGATCCCGCCGTTGCTGAGTGCGGCATGGCGTAACGAAGCCTCGGCTTATACGTTTTCAACCCTGTTTTGGCGCATCCGCAATCGACAGAGCATCAACTGGGGCATTTTCCCCTTGTTGTGGGTGAAAGATTCGCCCGACCTTGATCGTATCTTGGCGCCACCGTTTTTTTTCCGGTTTGTGGATCACCAAGAACGCGACGCCTTGACGCTCATTCCCCCTGTTTACCATGCGATTTCCTTGAAGAGCGTGGATTGGGGCATCGCACCCCTCCTGTTTCACAGTCATGGAGAGAAGCACACCAGCACGACGCTGTTGCCGCTGTTTCATCAATACAGCTCGGAGAAGCGCTGGCGGTTACTTACGCCGCTCGCAGGCTATCTGAAGGACAAGGAGAGCGAGTCACTCTATGCGCTTCTCTACATCCGTCACCGCGGCAAGACCGAGCTCGATGCCATCGCGCCGCTCTTTTGGTATTCGCGGGAGCCGCGCATGTACGCTTCGTCGCTTGTTGCCGCGCCGATATTGTGGCACTTCCAGACCCCCGCCACACAAACAACGCTGGTCTTACCTTTTTTTGCGTTGCACAAGAAAGCCGGCGCATCCACCACGTGGGCCACATTGCTTGCTGCGCGTTGGCAGAGCCACACCCAAGACGCAAGCACCACATGGGTGTTCCCCACGTTTCAGTACTCCCAAGATCCCTCAAGCCGCACGTTCAACGTTCACCCGCTCTTCTATTCCACGGGTGCCCGGACCTATCGACACTTGGTTATCGCCCCTATCTATTGGGACTTCGAGAACCATCAAGAAGACTATCGCACCTCGATTGTGTTTCCGCTGTTCTGGCGGTTTCGAGATCGGGCGACCGTCCATCAGGTTGCCGGACTGACTTACTATAACGAAGGCCGTCGCCATGGACTGCCGTATTGGCAGTTCCACTTGATGCCGTTTTTTGCTTATGGAGAGCCCCGGCCGGGGGATCATTGGTGGACGGTGCTTTACGGGCTTCTTGGATATCAGCGCCAAGGAAGCTATGCACGGACCCAGTTTTTGTGGCTCGGGCACATCCAAACGGATGGACCGGAGTAGCCGCGCCCAAGAGGGTTGTCCTCATGAACGCGGCTCCCGTGAGACTACCAGCGCTGGCGTGAGCCGCCGCGATTGCCACCACCACCACCGCCGCCGTACCCACCGCCGCCGGAACGGGTATTGCGCTCCTCGGCGATGTTCACGCGTAATGCGCGACCGCCAAGGTCGGTTCCGTCAAGCTTGGCAATGGCTTGCTGCGCAAGCTCGGGACTTGCCATGGTTACAAAACCAAAGCCGCGTGAGCGCCCGGTGTCGCGATCTTCGATCACTTTGACCTCGACCACCTCACCGACCTCTGCAAACGCCTGGTTTAAATCTTCCTGGGTTGCGTCAAACGAAAGGTTTCCAACATATAAACGATTATTCATGTGCATTCTCCTGCGACCCCTATCCAACCACACTCTCTTCGCCAGAAGGCCGCAGTTCCAAACGAAGTTGCAACGACTGTCGTTGCCTTGACGTCAGCACTGAGAAACGACCCTTGTGGTCCCAAACGGGGCAAACCAGGACGAAAACCAGAAACGTACGATCGCGGTAGCGTATCATGTTCCCCGAGGCTACGCAACAGGGGTGTTTTGTGGGTTCAAGCTCGGTAATTAGTGAGGCGGGCTTTCCCTATCGAGCTCGGGTTTATAGGGCCGACGGGGAAACCGTGGACTGCTGGCCTGTGGCCCGGTTCGCTTGGCTTTCGCTGAGGAGGATTTCTCGGAGCTTCGTGTGGGTCCGCCGGTTGTTTCTAGAGCGCGGGATGGAAGGCTTCTATCGGCGGCTTGCGGCTGGGGCGGGAAAGTCAGATGGATGAAATAATACCCTGTCTTCGCTGTTTCGGCGCTCACTACTGGATCGACGGCGTCGCGCAGCATCGATATCGCGATAACGTCACGGCCGTGCTTTTTGAGGCGCGTTTCAAGGACCGGGGTCTGAAAGTATTTCGTAATGAGGCGTCGTTTGTTGTTACGGCCGGGCAACTTGGTATCGACCAGCCGTAACTCGATGCGCTTACCCTTGCGCAGAAGTGCATACGTGACCGGCACGGTGGTTTGGATAAACACCTCCGATCGGCCATCAGGCAACATCTGAAACCCGGGCCAGGTCACGCGCGCGGGGCGTGTTCCGGGCTTACCCAAGAGATGGGAGGGATCGGCGTTCTTACCGGGAACCACTCCGTCATAGGCATCGCCACTTTCCGCGTGCGCGAAAATGGCGATGCACCAAAGCGCACACGTCAGAAAAAAACCCGACCGCATAGGTCGACATCTTAGTCAATCAGCCGAGTGAGAGCAAAGTACTGCCTACGGCTCGATGAAGATTGGCGATGACCAAGCCATCTCCCCATCCACTTGTTCGACCCGGGCATAGAAAAACGGGGCGTCGAGCATCGCATCCAGCTCCGCATAAGCCTTCTGGCTGGCGATGCCCGCAAGCTCGCCGTCCGGCCCGATGAGCACGATGCGTGCAATGGCCGCCGTCCCCCGGGCCCTCACTTTGACCTGCACAGGACCCCGAGACGTGAGCAGGCTGCCCATCGGATGCCCGTCCGCGCGCACGTCAAGCACAATCTTTGTGCCACTCGTCGCGTAGCATCGACGTTGGCGCAGCGCTTCAAGCACGCTCTTACGCGTGCGCGAGAGCGCCTGGACGGCAGTGAGCCCCGTTCGAAATGCATCGCGCTTCCGGCTGACACCATGATGCCATACAAGCCCGTGGCTATCGGAACACGCGATGAAACCAAAACGATGTCCTTGACGCAGTGCATCAAGCGCCATCTGCTCGCGAAGATCACCACGTTGCCCGAGCGGGTGGTCCACATGCTCGTAGCAGCCGTGGCTTGAACATATTTCCCAAACCGGTTGAAGGCGCTCGTCGTGCGCATCAAGGTTGGCCCCCGTCCACCCAATGTGGTGAGGCACTGCGAAGCCGCCTTGCCGACCGACTGCCTCGAGCAATTCGCGCCCTTCCGGTACCACATCCCGTGACACAACGTCTGCACCCGCTGCCGGCGTATAGACGACTTTATGGCCCGGGCCCGGATGCGCTTTGGCCGTCCATTCATACGCGATTAAGGTCGCAAACTCTCTGGGCTCATCGTAGGCATCGGCAACAGCTTGCAGATAACCCCATTCCCCAGGTCCTATGCGCTTGCCTAAAAATGACTCATGATCGCTAAGCCCCGCAAAATCGTCGCGATAATAATCCCGGGCGCGCAAATAGACCTCTTCAGCACTTCCGCAGCCGTCCGAATGCGCGCTGTGTTGGTGTATGTCGCCAAACAGGGTGATTCGTCCCTCTTGCATAGCGGGATCGGCAGCGCATCTTTCCGTCCGGCCCTCGTTGCTCTCAGCGGCGAGGATCTTTCCTCTCATGGCCACGGTTTCTGCTTGGAGGCGGGGCGCGCCGCGCGGAGTTACTTCGAGACGCTCGATGACAATACCTTCTCGTTCCCTTCGCGCTGTAAGTATGCTGCCGTCGCGCATAAGAGATGCGGCGACCCGGCGCCCGCGACAACCCCACTCAAAGGGCCCCTCCCCGAGCGCCGTGCGCTCACTCCATCCGTCCTGGCCTAGCGATTGCCACCAGAAACGATGGGAACCACGTCCGAAGACCACCACCGTGCCGTCTTGCAACACGACCAAGGTAGGAAACTCAAACCCCTGCTCAATACCATCGCGGTCAGGATCCTGACCCAGCATGCGATGCGCGGGGCGAAAGACCTGACCGCCTGAAGAAACGTGTCGAAGCGTGATCCACTTCGTGAGGTCTGGCTCATCGGTATCGGGACGCAGGTTGTGGTGAAATGCCACCCAAAGGCCCTCTTGCGAGGTATAGAGCGCTGGCGCAGACGCAATGGCGTGCCCCTTCCAGACGATGGTTTCACGCTGGTTGGGATGTAAAACGCGAACGCATGCCGGGCCGTGACCAACATCGAGATGCACCGACCAGCCTTCATGAACGCTGCGTCGCTCTGCACCGATGTCGCCAGACGGCTCAGGCGGCCAAGAGCCGGGTTCAAGGGCGATCACCCGATCGCCGCGCCATGTGGACCGTGGCGGTGATATCGGCGTACCGTGAGCATCAAGCCGCCATTCAAGTATGGCTTCGCCGTCTTGGTCCCAGGCGATCGCACTCAGCAATGCGCCCTCTTCGGCCGCGCGCAGCTTGGGACTGCGTAGATACCTGTCCCTTTGCTGCGCTAGCAGCATGGAATCCCGCGTGCGTTAGGGCGTCTCTTTATCGCAGTTGCCATATCCCAATGCGCAAAGCTGCTTGCGCGTCTCCTCGTCGATGTGCGTGGATTCGCCTTTGAGTTGTTTGCTCGTGCCTTGAGCGGCAGCATACCAGCGATGCCGGTCCTTTGCGCCGAGGAACTGTCCCAGTAACCCTCGGGTATATCGCCACGCAATCGGCGCCTTGCTCGCGTTGAGCTCGTGTTGCTCTTTCGGATCTTTAAGAAGGTCAAAAAGCGAGCCATCTCCTCGCCCTCCACGCTGCACGAATTTCCAGCGCCCGGCACGGATCACGCGCCGGTTGTCGAGAAAATCACTAAACGCCACCGAGGGACGGTCAGGAGCGACACCGTGCATGTACCCAAACAGGGCGTGGCCTTCCATGACATCGGGGACGTTGATTCCTGAAAGCGTTAAGATAGTAGGCGCAATGTCGACGGTGCTGACCGTGTATTGAACAGTGCGTTCGGACGGCACCGCCTTCGGGAAGCGGTAGCTCATCGGCACATGCAGAAGCTCCTGATAGACCGTATGGCCATGACCGTATTTCCCATGGTCGCCGATTTCTTCGCCATGATCCGCAGTAATGACAAATAGCGTGTCGTCGTACACCCCCATCTTCTTAAGCCGCTCGATGAATATGCCGAGATGATGATCGTGGTAACTGACCTCGCCGTCATACAGCGCCTCCAAATAGTGCTTGTCCCTGGCACTCAGGGTGATTTTGCCCTGGCTTGCGTTGACTTGAACTTCCGCAGTGCGGCGCGGCTCCACAGGACCGGCATAGGGCTGGGCATCGTATTGCTTAAGAAACTCATCGGGCGGATCGTAGGGCACGTGGGGGTCGATCGTCTGAATGAACGCGAAAAAACGCTTGTCTTTGTTCTTTTCAATCCATGCGCCGGCATCAGAAAATACCCTCTCCGCCTCGCTATTCTTCTGCTCACGGATGTAATTCGTATAGTAGTCCCAACCCTGCTTGAATCCAAAACGATCAGAAACATGGCCGTTGGCAATAAAACTCCCTGTGGTTAACCCTTCCTTTTTGCATTGTTCGCTGATGAGCAAAGCGGCCTCCGGCAGCTTGGCTTCCATGTCTTTGGTGTGGTGGCTTTCTGGATAGAGCGATGTCAAGATCGACGCGACTGAAGGCTTGGTCCAGTTCTCCGGGGCTTGAGCCTGAGCAAACACCACGCCCTCTTTGGAAACCTGGTCGAGCACAGGCGTGCGCACCTGAGTCTTGGCGTTATAGGGCCTGAGCTTATCGGCGCGCATGGTATCGATGATCAGCAGAACAACGTTCTTGGCATGCGCCTTAATCTCGAGGATCTCTCGCTTGGCGCGATAGATGCCTGGCTCGGCCACTGCGAGACGCACATCTCGCTGCTTGCTCTTGGCGAGCATATCCACTCTTACGGTTTGGCCTGCCCACCTGTCGAGCGACACGAGTTTCGTGGTCCATGTCTCATGGGCTTTGCCCTGATATACGGTCTTGCTGCCTGCGTCGTCCGTACTCACGGTCACCTCGAACTCGGCCAAACCCTGTGGAGTGAGGTTTGCCAAGCGAAAGCCAAGTTGAGAGTCTTTGGGAACTTCCGTATACCAACTGATTCGCTCTGGAGTCCTGAGCACCAGGGCCTGCCGCATTTCGCCTTTGGCTTTGACTTTTTGGACCAAACCACCGTAAACGAGCCCCACGTAATCCGCCGGAACGGGTTCGGTAAACACGCGGACCCAATCGACGGCGATGGAGACGTTCTCACCCCGGTGCGGTTGTGTACCGCCCAGACGCCAGAGAAGATGGTTCTCGCCCGCCACCACGTTCTCAGCAGGCACAGCGATATCATAGTCTTTGAAGGCCGGACTATCGAGCGCTACCGACGGTAGAGCCTTATTATTAATGTAGAGGGTAAGGTTGCGACTGCCAATTGGTTTGACGCGCACACGTACCGTGAGCGGCCTTGGGCGGTCGACCGGGAAGTAGGTCCGGGCAGTGTTGGACGCGATGTGCGTGTAACTAATGTCGCCTGCTCGGCCGTCCGAGCCCCACCCGCTCTTCCAGTTTCCACCTGAGTATTTCAAGCGCGCAGGCGTGCCAAAGTCCATCACCAAGGCAGGATCATAAACATCTGCCAAATGCACTTGCGCGATGAAATCTATCTGTTTGTGAAGATCGTCAAGCGCTTCGTTGGAAACTTCGCCCTGCCCAAGCGCCCTAGCGGCCGCGCCGCTCAGGCTTTCAGTCTTGTTGCACGCGCACAACATTATTATTAAGGCCAGCAATACCCTATAACTACGCATCATATTGGGGCAGATACCACGCACCCGATCCACGGGTCAACGTCGCGGACGTAGGGTGAGAGCGCTTGGTTCAGGGATGAATGGTCGCGTATGACATCGCGGTTGCTACATCGATGTTGCGCGTTTCGCCCTCATGAATCGCAAAGAACCGATAATGCGTTTCTCCATCGACGCCCACCGCCAACTCGTGTTGGCCGGCGGCAAGCGCAAGTTCCTCGCGCGTCTTACCATCTGAGAATTGCACGGGACGCCCATCAATTTCCACGCGGTGAATGGGTGCATTTGCTGCTGTGCTAATCACAAGCAAGCCTTGATGCGGGCCAACCGTTACGCCTTCGACGGATGCTATCCCTGCGAGCCGCACGCCGAAGTCGTATAGGGTGGTTGGTGTTGCGCCGCGTCTGGGGGCCTCGTTTTGGGCCGGATCTTGCACCTTGGAATCCGTGGGGAGCGGTGTGAGCGTTCGGCCTGCACCGCTCGCCGCTGCGTTTCTGTGCCTCGGCCCGGCGATGCCCTTTAGAGGGCCTTGTTCCTGCCATACGAGCCATCCGAGAAACCCTACACACACGAGGAGCACCAAACTCATGTTCCACAGCCAAGAGGCCGCAGTATGGCTCTTTCGTCGCGCTGAAGGCCGTTCGGGTTGGGTGACATCGGCATCCTTGGCGGCGGGTTTTTCCTGTCCCCGTGCCCGCGCGCCATTACCGTCTTCAGCCGCGACTTTGTTTTCTGCCGGCGGTCTCTCGCTCATGCCGATAAGACTGGAATCGAAGGAGGATACAAACTCTTGCGGAAACTCAACTTCGGGAACGGTCGGCCTCGCGGGTGCCTCCTGCGTAATCTGAATCTCCTGCCCCATCCCGGGCAGATCTCGGTGCATGACGCGGTCGTGAGATGCCACCCTTGTCGACATCGCTTCGGGAGACACTGACGACATCACTTCGCCGATGCCCGAGCGCGCCGCGGGCGGAGGATACGAGGAAATGTGTTTCTGGGTGTGCTCGGCGAGATGGCGAAGATCGGCCTCCATGTCCTCGTCGAAGGGACCCGGCAGATTATGCGAGGATCGCACGCGATGCTCCTCGCGTGACATAGATTCTGTTAGCCAATGCGGCTGTGACGCAAGATGTCCCGGTTGATCGATGCCTGCCAAGCTGTCCTTGTTCAAACCCGCAATATCTCCATCGCTTGGCGCGGCGCTTTCACGTTCTCTCAGTGCCACCGCTACGCGGTCTTCACCCGCAGGGCCGTGCACGCTTCTAAGCCCGCCGCGCCTCGCGAGATCCACCATGACGGACTCAAGCGCCTGTGGTGCGACCTCGCCGCCCAAAATCAGCGCCCGAGGCCCGTGCCCTTCCACCAGTTTTTGCACAAGCTCGCGTACAGGCTCGGGGGAAGTCCGCATGAAAGCAGAGATGACTTCGTCATTGAAGGTCAATCCCTCCGCGTGCATCAATCCGGTGCCGGACACCGCATCCATGAGAGCGCCCAACCAGCGGGTACCGCGCCGAAGCGAATCTTCCAAGGGTTCATGAAAAACACTGCGAACCGGTTGCGTCGCTTCAGAGATGGTAAATCGACCCGATGTCGCCCCAAGGAGCTGAGGTAACGCGGCTTCGCCGCGCGTAAACGATCCGTCGATCGCCGTGCGGGTTAGGTCAGCCAAACAGCCCCGACGGATATCGACTTCAAATAAATTCCACGCGTCTCTCAGAATGAACCGGGCATCAGGACGCTCGACGGCCAGGGTCCTCAGCAAAGGTATGATGCCGATTCCCTCTAACCGCCCGCGAACCTCGCCTCCGACTCTAAGCCGCTCTTCCAGTCGCGCCCGCGGTCGGAGCACTTCCCTCACGCGCTCCAAGATTTGCGAACTCCGCGCTTCCTTCCTGAGATAACCACTGGCTCCGGCGTTAAGCTCACGCATACGCTGCAAGAAGTCATCCTTCCAAGACAAAAGAATCACCGGCACATCCGACAACCCCGGATCACGCTTGAGCTCGCGACACAAGGCGAACCCGTCCATCTCTGGCATCAGGATATCGCTAATCACGATGTCGGGCCGGTGAATGCGTGCGACTAAAAGTGCCTCAAGACCCTGTGCCGCTTCATCAACCGTAGCGCCCTCTTCGCGCATGAGACCGGCAAAAAACCAACGCACCGAGGGATCGTCATCGACCACGAGCACCCGGCGACCTTGAAGCGATGTCGCATCGAACCCGTGCTCGCCCTCAATGTCCTCTGCAACATCCTCTGTAAGGGCCATCATCGCCGGACCTCCCCGGCGAGGTATGTCCTTGAACCGAATCTGACCCCGTGAAGCCTTGCTCAGCTCCGCGCGCACCCTTGAGATGGCGCTCCACGTGGCGGCAAGAATGTCAGAGCCGTCCCCAAGTTCGACGCGCAAGTCCTGCCCGCGCTCAAGTGATTCAATCAGGCCGCGCTCCATTTCCTGAGTCATGCGGCGAAAG encodes:
- a CDS encoding CehA/McbA family metallohydrolase; the protein is MLLAQQRDRYLRSPKLRAAEEGALLSAIAWDQDGEAILEWRLDAHGTPISPPRSTWRGDRVIALEPGSWPPEPSGDIGAERRSVHEGWSVHLDVGHGPACVRVLHPNQRETIVWKGHAIASAPALYTSQEGLWVAFHHNLRPDTDEPDLTKWITLRHVSSGGQVFRPAHRMLGQDPDRDGIEQGFEFPTLVVLQDGTVVVFGRGSHRFWWQSLGQDGWSERTALGEGPFEWGCRGRRVAASLMRDGSILTARREREGIVIERLEVTPRGAPRLQAETVAMRGKILAAESNEGRTERCAADPAMQEGRITLFGDIHQHSAHSDGCGSAEEVYLRARDYYRDDFAGLSDHESFLGKRIGPGEWGYLQAVADAYDEPREFATLIAYEWTAKAHPGPGHKVVYTPAAGADVVSRDVVPEGRELLEAVGRQGGFAVPHHIGWTGANLDAHDERLQPVWEICSSHGCYEHVDHPLGQRGDLREQMALDALRQGHRFGFIACSDSHGLVWHHGVSRKRDAFRTGLTAVQALSRTRKSVLEALRQRRCYATSGTKIVLDVRADGHPMGSLLTSRGPVQVKVRARGTAAIARIVLIGPDGELAGIASQKAYAELDAMLDAPFFYARVEQVDGEMAWSSPIFIEP
- a CDS encoding sulfatase, encoding MMRSYRVLLALIIMLCACNKTESLSGAAARALGQGEVSNEALDDLHKQIDFIAQVHLADVYDPALVMDFGTPARLKYSGGNWKSGWGSDGRAGDISYTHIASNTARTYFPVDRPRPLTVRVRVKPIGSRNLTLYINNKALPSVALDSPAFKDYDIAVPAENVVAGENHLLWRLGGTQPHRGENVSIAVDWVRVFTEPVPADYVGLVYGGLVQKVKAKGEMRQALVLRTPERISWYTEVPKDSQLGFRLANLTPQGLAEFEVTVSTDDAGSKTVYQGKAHETWTTKLVSLDRWAGQTVRVDMLAKSKQRDVRLAVAEPGIYRAKREILEIKAHAKNVVLLIIDTMRADKLRPYNAKTQVRTPVLDQVSKEGVVFAQAQAPENWTKPSVASILTSLYPESHHTKDMEAKLPEAALLISEQCKKEGLTTGSFIANGHVSDRFGFKQGWDYYTNYIREQKNSEAERVFSDAGAWIEKNKDKRFFAFIQTIDPHVPYDPPDEFLKQYDAQPYAGPVEPRRTAEVQVNASQGKITLSARDKHYLEALYDGEVSYHDHHLGIFIERLKKMGVYDDTLFVITADHGEEIGDHGKYGHGHTVYQELLHVPMSYRFPKAVPSERTVQYTVSTVDIAPTILTLSGINVPDVMEGHALFGYMHGVAPDRPSVAFSDFLDNRRVIRAGRWKFVQRGGRGDGSLFDLLKDPKEQHELNASKAPIAWRYTRGLLGQFLGAKDRHRWYAAAQGTSKQLKGESTHIDEETRKQLCALGYGNCDKETP
- a CDS encoding response regulator, with amino-acid sequence MTDWFEQQAPIKAAHERFLQALPGKAQELHDFLPGLLGAPAESQLMEEMRRRLHALYASAQVFQSEVLADTVKTGIDRLEMAREQHRRISQADIEALRSMLTTVTNAPTTRGAPGRGGLPARAGYGGAPNTVVGVPGHRTSGNGLAKPPPPPQALRHVPARRPPASVLGVTPPKRASGSFTAVPVIEEKANARAPSTHDTPLQHVLSVLVVGEPDIHNQMRSALPGEGFEVLGTTNAEEALRLARSIAPDVMVVSEGIVSGDHDLVGRLRADPLTDFVPVIVLVDRNGGAAVADLRAKGIDVVLPRQAQAAALLKAIREVTDTAGEDGGARLDVIGKASALDVFRRMTQEMERGLIESLERGQDLRVELGDGSDILAATWSAISRVRAELSKASRGQIRFKDIPRRGGPAMMALTEDVAEDIEGEHGFDATSLQGRRVLVVDDDPSVRWFFAGLMREEGATVDEAAQGLEALLVARIHRPDIVISDILMPEMDGFALCRELKRDPGLSDVPVILLSWKDDFLQRMRELNAGASGYLRKEARSSQILERVREVLRPRARLEERLRVGGEVRGRLEGIGIIPLLRTLAVERPDARFILRDAWNLFEVDIRRGCLADLTRTAIDGSFTRGEAALPQLLGATSGRFTISEATQPVRSVFHEPLEDSLRRGTRWLGALMDAVSGTGLMHAEGLTFNDEVISAFMRTSPEPVRELVQKLVEGHGPRALILGGEVAPQALESVMVDLARRGGLRSVHGPAGEDRVAVALRERESAAPSDGDIAGLNKDSLAGIDQPGHLASQPHWLTESMSREEHRVRSSHNLPGPFDEDMEADLRHLAEHTQKHISSYPPPAARSGIGEVMSSVSPEAMSTRVASHDRVMHRDLPGMGQEIQITQEAPARPTVPEVEFPQEFVSSFDSSLIGMSERPPAENKVAAEDGNGARARGQEKPAAKDADVTQPERPSARRKSHTAASWLWNMSLVLLVCVGFLGWLVWQEQGPLKGIAGPRHRNAAASGAGRTLTPLPTDSKVQDPAQNEAPRRGATPTTLYDFGVRLAGIASVEGVTVGPHQGLLVISTAANAPIHRVEIDGRPVQFSDGKTREELALAAGQHELAVGVDGETHYRFFAIHEGETRNIDVATAMSYATIHP
- a CDS encoding RNA-binding protein, translating into MNNRLYVGNLSFDATQEDLNQAFAEVGEVVEVKVIEDRDTGRSRGFGFVTMASPELAQQAIAKLDGTDLGGRALRVNIAEERNTRSGGGGYGGGGGGGNRGGSRQRW